In Silene latifolia isolate original U9 population chromosome 3, ASM4854445v1, whole genome shotgun sequence, a single window of DNA contains:
- the LOC141647282 gene encoding acyl carrier protein 2, chloroplastic isoform X1: MASIVGSSVSFKASPTALLNSSFSSKNYGPKPSVSFWRSDVPKMPSLSVTCAAKQETVDKVIEIVRSQLAVGEDTTVTGESKFSELGADSLDTVEIVMELESNFNITVEEESATNILTINDAAEMIENLTTA; this comes from the exons ATGGCTTCCATCGTTGGTTCCTCCGTCTCCTTCAAGGCTTCTCCTACTGCTCTTCTCAACTCATCT TTTTCTAGCAAGAATTATGGGCCAAAACCATCGGTTTCTTTCTGGAGGTCAGACGTTCCGAAGATGCCATCATTGAGTGTGACTTGTGCT GCTAAACAAGAAACTGTTGATAAGGTTATCGAGATAGTTAGGTCGCAGCTGGCAGTTGGAGAGGACACCACAGTTACTGGAGAATCAAAATTTTCTGAGCTTGGTGCTGATTCTCTAGACACA GTCGAGATTGTGATGGAGCTCGAGTCAAATTTCAATATCACTGTCGAAGAGGAAAGTGCTACTAATATTTTAACTATTAATGATGCAGCTGAGATGATTGAAAACCTTACAACTGCCTAG
- the LOC141647282 gene encoding acyl carrier protein 2, chloroplastic isoform X2, protein MNSKLILYFLLQFSSKNYGPKPSVSFWRSDVPKMPSLSVTCAAKQETVDKVIEIVRSQLAVGEDTTVTGESKFSELGADSLDTVEIVMELESNFNITVEEESATNILTINDAAEMIENLTTA, encoded by the exons ATGAACTCAAAACTTATCCTATACTTTTTGTTGCAGTTTTCTAGCAAGAATTATGGGCCAAAACCATCGGTTTCTTTCTGGAGGTCAGACGTTCCGAAGATGCCATCATTGAGTGTGACTTGTGCT GCTAAACAAGAAACTGTTGATAAGGTTATCGAGATAGTTAGGTCGCAGCTGGCAGTTGGAGAGGACACCACAGTTACTGGAGAATCAAAATTTTCTGAGCTTGGTGCTGATTCTCTAGACACA GTCGAGATTGTGATGGAGCTCGAGTCAAATTTCAATATCACTGTCGAAGAGGAAAGTGCTACTAATATTTTAACTATTAATGATGCAGCTGAGATGATTGAAAACCTTACAACTGCCTAG